The candidate division KSB1 bacterium genome window below encodes:
- a CDS encoding MotA/TolQ/ExbB proton channel family protein → MQILNEIYSFLSKGGIMMIPLISSSIIALAIILERSFQLRQKKVLNPQVVRMLASIKEPKDIDATHVICNQNNSTFTNLIKVGLENRELPKEELRELLEDQGRQESRVLERGLGALETIAGAAPLMGLLGTVIGMIKVFNVISQIGVGQGSALSGGISEALITTVVGLSIGIPVLIAYNYFIHKTENLILDIEKYLMVLMKKINQVK, encoded by the coding sequence TTGCAAATCCTAAACGAGATCTATTCATTTTTGAGTAAGGGTGGGATCATGATGATCCCGCTGATTAGCAGTTCAATTATTGCGCTGGCTATCATCTTGGAACGCTCTTTTCAGCTGCGCCAAAAAAAGGTGCTAAATCCCCAGGTTGTTAGAATGCTTGCATCGATAAAAGAACCCAAAGACATTGACGCTACCCACGTCATTTGCAATCAAAACAACAGTACTTTTACAAACCTGATCAAAGTGGGATTGGAAAACCGGGAACTGCCAAAGGAAGAATTGCGAGAATTATTGGAAGACCAGGGCAGGCAGGAATCGCGTGTGCTTGAACGCGGACTGGGTGCATTAGAAACCATCGCCGGTGCAGCTCCTTTGATGGGTCTGCTCGGTACCGTTATTGGTATGATCAAAGTATTTAATGTGATTTCACAAATTGGAGTCGGACAGGGGAGTGCGCTTTCCGGAGGAATATCAGAGGCGCTAATTACCACTGTTGTGGGGCTTTCCATCGGAATACCGGTTCTGATTGCGTACAATTACTTCATCCATAAAACCGAGAACCTGATCCTGGATATCGAAAAATACTTAATGGTTTTGATGAAAAAAATTAACCAGGTAAAATAA
- a CDS encoding energy transducer TonB produces the protein MADIFEQIQPNWNNRLRWFIAASLLLHLILIFLFGSATNFRFFDMVPEIEAKDKNNDIVFELVDTPDQSNTDKLPDETRFASDKSMTAMNPERTENISDLPFNPGQTEFAEIPTNQLNPSNEAAQTAEAEPIDSKETKSESQSELELKEFALDPTKRRSFSRDLLVGKKPASQPQASRPSFENKEFSVEELGGFAFNTYNWNFAPYLLYLKKQIQAHVFPPPAFSKMGIIEGRSVVRFLINKDGSLLDIQILDTEGHRSLLKTSTNAVNSSSPFRPLPSNFPEDYLEVTGTFVYTVYK, from the coding sequence ATGGCTGATATCTTTGAACAAATTCAGCCCAACTGGAATAACCGGTTACGCTGGTTTATTGCCGCTTCGCTTTTATTGCATTTGATATTAATATTCCTATTCGGATCTGCGACTAATTTCCGGTTTTTCGATATGGTTCCTGAGATAGAAGCCAAAGATAAAAACAATGACATCGTATTTGAGCTCGTTGACACCCCGGATCAATCCAATACTGACAAACTTCCTGACGAAACCCGTTTTGCCTCCGATAAAAGCATGACTGCTATGAATCCGGAAAGAACCGAGAATATTAGTGATTTACCGTTTAACCCGGGACAGACAGAATTTGCAGAGATTCCTACCAATCAGTTGAATCCATCTAACGAGGCCGCACAAACAGCCGAGGCTGAACCAATTGATTCAAAAGAAACTAAAAGTGAATCCCAATCGGAATTAGAATTGAAGGAATTCGCATTAGATCCGACAAAGCGTCGAAGTTTTAGTCGGGACCTTTTGGTTGGAAAAAAACCCGCCTCGCAACCTCAAGCCTCCAGACCCAGTTTTGAAAACAAGGAATTTAGTGTCGAAGAGCTGGGTGGATTCGCTTTCAATACTTACAATTGGAATTTTGCGCCTTATTTATTATATCTAAAAAAACAAATTCAGGCGCATGTTTTTCCACCGCCGGCATTTTCAAAAATGGGCATTATTGAGGGCCGTTCAGTAGTACGCTTCTTAATTAATAAAGATGGCAGTTTACTCGACATTCAAATATTAGATACGGAAGGCCATAGATCCCTGTTGAAAACCAGTACAAATGCGGTGAATTCTTCTTCACCGTTTCGTCCTCTGCCGTCTAATTTCCCGGAAGATTATCTTGAAGTAACCGGTACTTTTGTCTATACGGTTTACAAATAA